The sequence CCGCCGAGGACTTCGTGCACGAGATACTGGCAATGAACACGTTGGCGATGGAGCAATGCTACGCTGCGGttgccgccggcggtggcgctgctgctgttgtcggcgctgccatcgccaATTCTGCCCCcagcactgccactgccgctgcctctgaGGAGCCTATGAGGATCCTGGGCGAAGCCTACATGCGAGTCGACGAGACTTTTGCACAGGATATTCCGGCACTGTTACTTGATGAGCTGAAGACCACGACGCTCAACAACATGGGAGTTGTGGAGTGCAACCGCGGCCAGCCGCGGCAAGCCCTCAGCCACTTCGAGGCTGCTCGGCAGTTGGAGGAGAACAACGGTATGGCCTCGCCTTCCATTGCGCTCAACATGTGCGCAGCGTACAACGCGCTGCGGATGTTTGACAAggcgacggctgctgcgctggaggcgatcgACATGCTGCGATCGttggagctgcagcgacggcgcaaTCGCCGACtgactgctgccgcggctgcctctctcgacggccgcggtggcggcgcgaTGGACAGTGCCAAGGATGGAGACACGTCAACGATGGACCTGTTGCTcgaggccgctgcagcgccgaaGATTGCGGACTCGCAGAACGACGCACTGTGGGGTGCGGCATGGAACAACTTGGCGGTTGCGCAGATCAATACCGCTCGCGGCTCCAAGGACACGAGTGAGTACACGAATGCGCTGTCCCTCTTCCAAAACGCAATGCGAGCGACTCAGGAGCTGCTCGGGATGCAGCATCCCATGTCGAAGGCAGTCGTCGTAACATTCCGCTCGGTGCGGCGAGCCTTTCGCAAGTATGGCGCTTTCAAGCAGCatcgctcgctgctgcgtgcgcccTTGCCGCCGGTGGACCCTCGGGAGCaagagtgggaggaggcacaGGGGGAGGTGATGCCGGGGCACACCCGCCACGGCACCCTTCTACAGCAGAGGCAACAGCTGACCATTACGTTTCGCGGCGAGGTGACAGGCGGAcagaagaaggtggagcgGCTCGACAGCACCCCGTACCCCGGTGCCGTCGCCCACCCATACcagagacagcagcgcatggAAGGCACGAGCAGCGGtcgcggcaccaccgccgccgccgcgactggtagccgccgctgccgctccagcaAAGGGAGGCAGCCCAAGACGCAGACCGGCACGTCGCAGCTCCTACGCAACATGCCTCTCAGTagcactctctctctcgctagCGCCGTGTACGGCAATCCGCACCCTCTTCTCtactcaccaccgccgtcgggCCAGTGCAGGGAGTCGGCCCCACTCTTCTTCCCGGACAGCACACGTATGGCGTTTAACCAGTACGATGGCCCTGTCGCCACCGACTCGAGTCACCAAAGCCACGACCAGGGTCAACACGGTCACCCCATTAGCAAACGCGGCCCTGCAACATACAAGGATATGAGGATGAGGAGCAAGTCCGGGACAACAGGGAACCACCTCTCCCAGACGGCCCcgagctcctcgcgcagTTACGTGCAGGGCAGCGCGGCaagtgcagccgcagcgtccTCTCCACCGCAGCCAACTCGTCCACCAGTGGCCAAGGTGCTGCCACCTATTGGTGTCAGTGCTTCtactggtgctgcagccgttACTACTGCCGCCTTTGCGGAGTGGGGTAAAGGGCATGGAACTGCACCTGGGGTCGTTCCTTTCAAGCATGCCACCAGCCTCGTGAGCGACACGTTCAACAGCGCGACCATCACCCCCGTTTTCATGCACCATCCACCTCAGCGGTCGTCGCAAATGGCCTCATCGGCGCCGTATAGGTCGACGCGGACTTCGCCTCTGGCGGGTGTCCACAGCGGCCCTGCCGCCACGGCACATTTGCATCAGTCGAAAATGTTGCTTTTGGCCACGCCGTCGAGCACCGTGGGcccgacgacgacgaccaccaccacctacTACCCGCTCGAAGTACCATCAGGGACAGTAGCGAGCTCTGCGGGGCACCGTGAGCTGATGACCACATCGGTGACCCCGCCGCCCACTATAGCTGACACCGGTGACCCAAGCGCAGGCACTCACGAGCTATTCCGAGGGATGTGGGTCACCGCCGATCCGCACTACGTACACCGCGGGCCGCGCGTGTTTGGCCGACCGGCGTACTACACCATCGCCACGACGCTGGACGTGACTGAGGATGGTGTGAGCGGTGACGGTAGTGCCACCGGCGCTGGGACGGGCGCTACGGCTTTGACGACATGGACGGACTCGACACCATGTCCAGTGCTGCCTACGCTGacgtacagcagcagcggcagcgaagaggaCAACAGTATCGTGGGTGAGGGTGGCGATGAGTACGACGCGCCGGATGTGCAGCATCGCACCTCCGTCTCCACCGATGCGAAGTCGTCGTCTGTGTCGTCGCTGACGAACAAGCTGGCGGAGACATCACGGATGACGGAGTAGCAGAGTGTGTGTTCGCGCATCCCATGCAGTGAGATGAGATgaacgtctctctctctctctgcctgcctACTACTGTCTTCCGCCGCCATTGTTGTTACTGGTGATGTGCAATGTTGAatgccgctgcgtcgtgtGCCATGGCGGTTGtcctgtgtgcgcgtgtatgcaCTCTGGATGTGTtgtctttttcgttttctgtGCTCTACACATCATCGTTAGCAACATCCGCATCAGCACCATCCTCGAGCATgtgtccgtctctctctctgtgtctatGTATACCAGGCGTCGTTGGTAGTatctgtgcttgtgtgtgtcggATGTACAGTAGTCATGTATCAGGcgtgtttcttcttctcatGGATCAAgcggaagggagggggcggctgtgtctgccccccctccccctccttttaCTGtccacccttctctctactAATCTCCTCATGCTCCTCTGTTTTGCTTGAACCTCTTCGCGCTCACCTCACGTATCAGGACCGCTAgaccgcccctccctccctccctccaccagcaacgatgcacacacactcaagtcctctctttctctctctccttctcgctgTGTGCCtgcatatatatacatatatatatatgtgtgtgtgtgtgtgcgtgtgtgtgtctggcgTATCCCCTATGGGGAAGGGTGGCCTCATGTACATCTTTTACTT comes from Leishmania panamensis strain MHOM/PA/94/PSC-1 chromosome 6 sequence and encodes:
- a CDS encoding hypothetical protein (TriTrypDB/GeneDB-style sysID: LpmP.06.0430), with protein sequence MLHEAHPTYDAAPLAGFDTADAVAGVMLTSIGSAYSPCQSISPVRQQQQHQQRMLHRCLSSSGSYIAAVRCSSTLPVPQGSVGSNPLSPKPAAGAEGSATRPQLPFAQVAAAAAAGWGDHEYSLHQSHQQEKFPLTPAAEDFVHEILAMNTLAMEQCYAAVAAGGGAAAVVGAAIANSAPSTATAAASEEPMRILGEAYMRVDETFAQDIPALLLDELKTTTLNNMGVVECNRGQPRQALSHFEAARQLEENNGMASPSIALNMCAAYNALRMFDKATAAALEAIDMLRSLELQRRRNRRLTAAAAASLDGRGGGAMDSAKDGDTSTMDLLLEAAAAPKIADSQNDALWGAAWNNLAVAQINTARGSKDTSEYTNALSLFQNAMRATQELLGMQHPMSKAVVVTFRSVRRAFRKYGAFKQHRSLLRAPLPPVDPREQEWEEAQGEVMPGHTRHGTLLQQRQQLTITFRGEVTGGQKKVERLDSTPYPGAVAHPYQRQQRMEGTSSGRGTTAAAATGSRRCRSSKGRQPKTQTGTSQLLRNMPLSSTLSLASAVYGNPHPLLYSPPPSGQCRESAPLFFPDSTRMAFNQYDGPVATDSSHQSHDQGQHGHPISKRGPATYKDMRMRSKSGTTGNHLSQTAPSSSRSYVQGSAASAAAASSPPQPTRPPVAKVLPPIGVSASTGAAAVTTAAFAEWGKGHGTAPGVVPFKHATSLVSDTFNSATITPVFMHHPPQRSSQMASSAPYRSTRTSPLAGVHSGPAATAHLHQSKMLLLATPSSTVGPTTTTTTTYYPLEVPSGTVASSAGHRELMTTSVTPPPTIADTGDPSAGTHELFRGMWVTADPHYVHRGPRVFGRPAYYTIATTLDVTEDGVSGDGSATGAGTGATALTTWTDSTPCPVLPTLTYSSSGSEEDNSIVGEGGDEYDAPDVQHRTSVSTDAKSSSVSSLTNKLAETSRMTE